ataagtaaaatttatttttattagtttttaaaaacaaaataaaaataaaaatatgaccaAAAGGAACATTTCGATATTTGTTCATCAAATTTTtctaactaaaatatttttagaaaataagtttcatatataaaatacatatataggGTTATTAAAGAATACAATTTGAAATcatgatatatttaacaaaatctcattgataattgttttctaaaataatttttaaaaatagtttttgaaaattattctctaatttttataaaacaaaaatttgtttaaaaatttaaaatgtttttaatctatttttaatatttttaaatatattttaaaaatattttgtttttatatttacttataattatttcttaaaataacttttaaaaaatagatgaaaataatagaaaacaactaaattatgtatttttaaaatgctctattttttttttttttttataaagagaagatggaaaatattgttatgttattaaatatattttttatcaaagaaaaccaaaaaatgttttaaatagatCTTAATCCTCCTCATGCTTTTAGGACAAAATAACTTGTTtaagatataaataatttttgctatttcaagtatttatatataaaatttaaaagaaatagtaatttttacaaaaaaaaaaattatgaatatttttataataacaagaaaaaaaaaaggggttaaATTTAAAAGTTTGGGCTTTAAACGAATCGTATAATGAAATAACCCAATTATTTACactaaaccttgaaattaatccaaacaaaacaatgTAGGTAGAAGCAACGAGAAGAGAAATGGCAAAAGAAAATATCCTGAGAAGTACAGAGATGAGAGAGTTTCCTCAACCCAACCCTACTTTTTCTCTCTCcgttctctctctttcttccctTCTCATTTCACTCTACGAACTGCCCCctcattctctctttctctctgcttctctggttttttttcttttccgtTTTGCTCACTAACCAACTACCAACGGAAAccgatttttcttctttctaaaGACACTCTTTGAGTCCTCCTTTCAATCTATTTCAGTTTCTCTGTCTTCTCCATGAAATCTTAGCAGGAGAGAAAAAAGATGGGAAAGTATATGAGAAAAGCCAAGGCAAGAGGTGAGGTTGCGGTTATGGAGGTTTCGCAACCATGTCTAGGGGTTCGCACCCGGGCAAAGACCCTAGCTTTGGAGCGCCTTCAAAAATCGAGGCCACGGCCGTCTCCTCCACAATCGCCGCCGCAACAGCAGGCAAGCTCTAGCTCCTATCTCCAGCTGCGGAGCCGGCGACTTCTGAAGCCACCGATACTCGTCAGCAATTCAAAGAAACACAAACAGAACTTGAAAGAAGTTGATGtggaaaaccctaaccctaaagtGAAGGCCAGAGCGAGTTCGAGGTTGAGAGTAGGTTCGGTCAGGTGTGGGTCTGTTGGGTCGGTGTCGCTTGGGTGTTTGAGCGGCGAGGATGGTGTTCAGTCGCCGGCGGTGGATTTGTTGAAGTTGGGCAAAGAAGAACAGATTTTAGAGGACAACAACGCGAACGACTTGGGTATAGAGGCTTCATTTGGAGAAAACGTTTTGGATTTTGAAGCGAGAGATAGGTGAGTTTATCTGGGATTTTCCCCTTTTGTTGTTTGCGGCTCGTAATGACGGGATTTTCTTGCATGCGCTGTTTGGTTGCCAGGAAACTTTTCTTGCTTCTGGATCATAGGAAATTCTTGCATGTTTAGTTTGGTTGCCgataaaagattttgaaaaaaagaaattgaaatatcGAATCTTCCTTTTATTCCCTCTTGGAACTATAGAAACCAAAGGTGGggttctttcatttttctaaattcaaaattttatgttattttcacttTCTTGGCCACCAATAAATTTCAGGGTTCTGTTTCAATTTATGTGAGAAAGGGCTCAATTTATTTGAAAGGGACATAAAAGGGGTTAATCTTTCCTCTTTGTTCTGCCATGTCTACGAAATTTTCTGTGTCGTGGATTTTGTTGATTGAACGGTTTTTCTCCTTGACGGTGATCTTGTGGTTTTCATTTATTATGTTTAGGTTCACAATTAATTTGTTTGAACCATTGACTACGTTGTTTGCTTGAGATGATCTGCTTtgacttttcctttttcatttttttaacatgtacATAAATTTTTTAGGCTTGATCTTGTTTGTCAAACAAAAATAATCTCTTTTTCTTCAAGGTGGTGTTGTAGTGTgtacttagaaaaaaaaaattctcataggTGATGATCTTGTGGTTCTTGAATGAGTCTGTTCTGTTGTgtataatctttatttttttgttgagaaattTGTTGTTGTTAATTTCCTCTTGTTTGGGCTCTGCAAGCCACTGAAGCGAGGGTTTTTGAGGGGATATTTGAACTGAAAACATGATAATTTTGCCCCTGAAGTTActtatttctattttccttttgcCCTGACTTGCAACTATTGTTTGCATTTGCAAATTCTGCAGTCCTTTCTCTTGATTGTTTACCCAAAATGCCCACTTATTTCCTGTTGTTTTTCTCTTGATTCTATTTTCTCCCTCGTATGCCTCTGGTATAAAGTAGAGAAAGATTGGTTTTGTAAAAACATGGAGCATTTGCAATTGAAGCTTATTGCAGTGAAAAATATTGTCATGTCCTTTTATGGTAACATAACCACATATTGCAAATTGGTGGTTTCAATTGTGATGTTGTACATGATTGGTTGGGCCCCTGTTAGGGTGACCATGCATGATTGGCACAGTGGATGAGGGGTGAAAATATttgatggctgcgaaattgagCTTTTGGTTTCACATATTCCGACCTTATGATAATGTTATTGGGACAAGACTTACTATTTCGTTATTTTAGTTACAAGTGAAATAGTGTGTGATACAGAGCTCTTACTTTAGTTCTGCAATTCTTATTGTCCTGGTGATAGTGTCGATATTGTTTTCTTATGAATGGATTCATTGTCTTTATAAAAACAGGAGCACTAGGGAAACCACACCTTGCAGTTTGATAAGAGATCCAGAAACCATAAGAACCCCTGGTTCTACTACTAAGCCTGCCAGCTCGTCTGGCATTAACAGGAGGATGGATAACTCGAGGCAAGGACATGTCCCAACAACACAAGAAATGGACCAATTTTTTCAAAGTGCAGAAGAAGAGCAGCAAAGAGTATTTACTGATAAGTATGTTAAGTATTTTCTCTTATCCTTTTGCTAGTCTTGACTTACATTACCTGAATTTGGGAAAATATTTCTTTCTAATGCGGGTTTCTTTTTTTGCAGGTATAACTTTGACCCCGTGAATGATAAGCCGCTCTCTGGACGATTTGAATGGGTGAAATTGAATCGTTAGCAGAAGTTAGCGTTCCATTAGAACCTTATTTTTCCTGCAAATCTGTGGTTACATCAAGCGTAGTATTTTGAAGATAGTTGCAGGAATTAGTTATAATTTTAACTGTAATGGtggtaattttattttccatcacAGTTTCTCTTTAATTGTAAAGAAAGAGTTAGAGCTGTCTAAGATGTGTAGACTAAATGGTCTGTAACATAAGAGCTTGTGAGTCACACAACAAATACAAGTCAAAGACTTTTGTCTAAC
This region of Vitis vinifera cultivar Pinot Noir 40024 chromosome 5, ASM3070453v1 genomic DNA includes:
- the LOC100245147 gene encoding cyclin-dependent kinase inhibitor 5 — its product is MGKYMRKAKARGEVAVMEVSQPCLGVRTRAKTLALERLQKSRPRPSPPQSPPQQQASSSSYLQLRSRRLLKPPILVSNSKKHKQNLKEVDVENPNPKVKARASSRLRVGSVRCGSVGSVSLGCLSGEDGVQSPAVDLLKLGKEEQILEDNNANDLGIEASFGENVLDFEARDRSTRETTPCSLIRDPETIRTPGSTTKPASSSGINRRMDNSRQGHVPTTQEMDQFFQSAEEEQQRVFTDKYNFDPVNDKPLSGRFEWVKLNR